A stretch of Aerococcus urinaehominis DNA encodes these proteins:
- a CDS encoding PIN/TRAM domain-containing protein — translation MSKKIWSNLFKAVLILVGASLGYYLLPLVWQASGLANSLINHTLINMIIGALIFLILMQLLSPYFRRLAKQLDAGIRQISIVDFTIGIIGLIMGLLIAWLINIPLVALRIPFIGNILPIVTTVSLGALGYYLTSSRSEDIQNIFTRPRQDMRDIVENIVTKEANQAQEEDQTDENSQLPDILPQTREAETFAKLADQAHFQAFKILDTSVIIDGRILDVIKTGFVEGIIVVPNFVLKELQYIADSADSNKRVRGRRGLDILNQIQDLPDVQIEFFRGDFEDEPEVDLKLLRLAEKIDGVVVTNDYNLNKVSQIHKIKVLNVNELAGSLKTVVLPGELMSVHLIKAGSERRQGVGYLDDGTMIVVEDGRDHLDEYVQVEVTSAIQTNAGRMIFAKLA, via the coding sequence GTGAGTAAAAAAATATGGTCTAACTTATTTAAAGCGGTATTAATATTAGTGGGTGCAAGCCTGGGGTATTATCTCTTGCCACTAGTTTGGCAAGCAAGTGGCCTAGCAAACAGTCTGATCAACCATACCCTCATTAACATGATCATCGGCGCACTTATTTTTCTTATACTTATGCAACTATTGAGCCCCTATTTCCGCCGCTTGGCCAAGCAATTGGATGCCGGTATTAGGCAAATTTCTATTGTTGATTTTACGATTGGGATTATTGGTTTAATTATGGGGCTATTGATCGCTTGGCTGATTAATATCCCGCTGGTGGCCTTGCGCATACCTTTTATCGGGAATATCTTACCAATTGTGACAACTGTCAGTTTGGGTGCTTTGGGTTATTATTTAACCTCATCTCGGTCTGAAGATATCCAAAATATCTTTACTAGACCGCGTCAGGATATGCGCGATATAGTAGAAAATATTGTTACTAAAGAAGCCAACCAAGCCCAAGAAGAAGACCAGACGGATGAAAATAGCCAGCTACCTGACATCCTGCCTCAAACCAGGGAGGCTGAGACTTTTGCCAAGTTGGCTGACCAAGCGCATTTTCAAGCTTTTAAAATACTAGACACCAGCGTCATTATTGATGGCCGCATTCTTGATGTGATAAAGACTGGTTTTGTTGAAGGCATCATCGTGGTGCCTAACTTTGTCCTAAAGGAACTCCAGTATATAGCCGATTCGGCTGACAGTAACAAGCGGGTTCGCGGTCGACGCGGTTTGGATATTTTAAACCAGATACAAGACTTACCGGATGTTCAAATTGAATTTTTCCGAGGCGATTTTGAGGATGAACCAGAAGTTGATCTAAAACTCCTACGTTTAGCGGAGAAGATTGACGGTGTGGTGGTGACTAACGACTACAATCTTAATAAAGTCAGTCAAATTCACAAGATTAAGGTCCTTAATGTTAACGAATTAGCCGGATCTCTCAAGACAGTTGTCTTACCGGGTGAACTAATGTCGGTTCACTTGATTAAGGCTGGTTCTGAACGCCGCCAGGGTGTCGGTTATTTAGATGATGGCACGATGATTGTTGTTGAAGATGGCCGTGACCATCTTGATGAGTATGTACAAGTAGAAGTGACTTCGGCAATTCAAACCAACGCTGGCCGCATGATTTTTGCTAAACTGGCTTAA
- a CDS encoding cupin domain-containing protein — MAFDYKDHGKEPYVVNIDDYTTENENYRTTIWTGEKLQVTVMSIAVGDDIGLEVHHGIDQFIRIEAGQGLCQMGEAEDDLSFEQKVAADDAIFVPADKWHNVTNTGDEPLKLYTVYAGPDHVPGTIHETHQDAENDPNEH; from the coding sequence ATGGCATTTGATTATAAAGACCACGGTAAAGAACCTTATGTTGTTAATATTGATGACTATACGACCGAAAATGAAAATTACCGCACCACTATCTGGACTGGTGAAAAATTGCAAGTAACGGTGATGTCAATTGCGGTTGGTGATGATATCGGCTTAGAAGTCCACCATGGCATTGACCAATTTATCCGTATCGAAGCTGGTCAAGGCCTCTGCCAAATGGGTGAAGCCGAGGATGACCTCAGCTTTGAACAAAAAGTAGCTGCTGATGACGCTATTTTTGTCCCGGCTGACAAGTGGCATAATGTAACCAACACTGGTGACGAACCTTTGAAACTCTATACCGTTTACGCAGGCCCTGACCATGTGCCGGGCACGATCCACGAAACCCACCAAGATGCAGAAAATGATCCCAATGAACACTAA
- the gltX gene encoding glutamate--tRNA ligase, with product MTEKIRVRYAPSPTGYLHIGNARTALFNYLFARHHGGDFIIRIEDTDKKRNIDGGEESQLSNLEWLGIDWDEGPNNPGEYGPYRQSERDDIYAKYIQQLIDQGDAYYAFDTEEELEAEREAQKARGEMPHYTGVWRDRSQADIDQARQEGRPETVRFRIPEGQTYRFEDMVKGEVSFESKDISGDFVILKNDGSPTYNFAVVVDDHLMATSHVLRGDDHVANTPKQMMIYDALGWDHPIYGHMALIVNTETGKKLSKRDASIIQFIEQYRDLGYLPEAMFNFIALLGWSPQGEEEIFSKEELIEIFDENRLGKSAAGFDNKKLEWINNRYMKAADEETVAKLAIDHLQEAGRISAKPSAEELAWTERLVSLYKDEMSYAAQIVPLSDMFFQDELAIADDAKEILQGEGVADLLVNFKDKLAAVDDFTEANIMAAIKAVQKETGIKGKNLYMPIRVATSGEAHGPSIGLTIEVLGKEKVLHHLDQALALIED from the coding sequence ATGACTGAAAAAATCCGGGTGCGCTATGCACCAAGTCCAACCGGCTACCTACACATTGGTAATGCCCGGACGGCTCTATTTAATTATTTATTTGCTCGTCACCATGGTGGTGACTTCATTATTCGGATTGAAGATACTGATAAAAAACGGAATATCGATGGTGGTGAAGAGAGTCAACTTAGCAACTTAGAATGGCTAGGTATTGACTGGGATGAGGGGCCTAATAATCCAGGTGAATACGGTCCTTATCGTCAATCTGAGCGTGATGATATTTATGCTAAATATATCCAACAGTTGATTGACCAAGGTGATGCCTATTATGCTTTTGATACTGAAGAAGAATTAGAAGCTGAGCGAGAAGCTCAAAAGGCGCGTGGCGAGATGCCGCATTATACTGGTGTTTGGCGTGACCGGAGCCAGGCCGATATTGATCAAGCCCGTCAAGAAGGTCGCCCTGAGACTGTACGCTTCCGTATTCCAGAGGGACAGACTTATCGTTTTGAGGATATGGTTAAGGGTGAAGTTTCTTTTGAATCTAAGGACATTTCTGGTGACTTTGTTATCCTAAAAAATGATGGTTCCCCAACCTATAACTTTGCAGTTGTTGTAGATGACCACTTGATGGCTACTAGCCATGTCTTGCGCGGCGATGACCATGTGGCTAATACACCTAAACAAATGATGATTTACGATGCCCTAGGATGGGACCATCCGATTTATGGTCATATGGCCTTAATTGTTAATACCGAAACAGGTAAAAAATTATCTAAGCGGGATGCTTCAATTATCCAATTTATTGAGCAATACCGGGATTTAGGCTATCTACCAGAGGCCATGTTTAACTTTATAGCCCTTTTAGGCTGGTCACCGCAGGGAGAAGAGGAAATTTTCTCTAAAGAGGAACTCATCGAAATTTTTGACGAAAACCGGCTAGGTAAATCAGCGGCTGGCTTCGATAATAAGAAATTAGAGTGGATTAACAACCGTTATATGAAGGCTGCTGATGAGGAAACGGTAGCTAAGTTAGCCATAGACCACCTCCAAGAAGCAGGTCGTATTTCAGCTAAGCCGAGTGCTGAGGAATTAGCTTGGACAGAACGACTAGTATCGCTTTACAAGGATGAGATGTCTTACGCGGCTCAGATCGTGCCTTTATCAGATATGTTCTTCCAAGATGAACTGGCCATAGCTGATGATGCCAAGGAAATTCTACAAGGTGAAGGGGTAGCCGACCTCTTGGTAAACTTCAAAGATAAACTAGCAGCAGTAGATGATTTTACCGAAGCCAATATTATGGCTGCCATCAAGGCGGTTCAGAAAGAAACTGGCATTAAGGGTAAAAACCTTTATATGCCAATTCGAGTAGCTACCTCTGGTGAAGCTCATGGCCCATCTATTGGTTTAACGATTGAAGTACTAGGAAAGGAAAAAGTTCTCCACCACCTTGACCAAGCGCTAGCTTTAATTGAAGACTAG